The following is a genomic window from Actinomadura rubteroloni.
CACCAGCCGTTGCAGTGGAACATCGGCAGCGTCCAGAGGTAGACGCTTTCGGGCGAGTGCGAGGAGTGGATGATCTCGCCGAGCGCGTTCAGGTAAGCGCCGCGATGCGTGTACTCGACGCCCTTAGGCCGTGCGGTCGTCCCGGACGTGTAGTTGATGGAAATCGTGGCGTTCTCGTCGTCGACCGACCAGGGCAGAGGCTCATCGGAACCGCGCGCGAGCAGGTCGTCATAGCTCAGCGCACCCTCCCGCGCGGTGCCGATGACAACGGTGGTCCGTCCCTCGGCGGGAATCAGCCGGTCCACCAGCGTCTCGTGGACGACCATGAGCCTGCTGCCCGAGTGGTCCAGGATGTACGCGATCTCTTCCGGTGAGAGGCGGGTGTTGACGGCCACGAGAACCGCTCCGGCCAGCGGCACGGCGAAGTGCGCGATCAGCAACTCGGGCAGGTTCGGCGACAGGTAGGCGACCCTGTCGCCCGGCTCGATGCCGGACGCGCGCAAGGCGTGGGCGACGCGAGTCGCCTCGGCGGCGAACGCCCGGTAGGTGAGACGGCGTTCGGCGGAGACAATCGCAGTCTTGTCACCGAACACCTCGGCAGAACGAGCGAGGAAGGCCAACGGGCTCAACGGTGTGATCACTGCTGTCACCTGCTTACGGGATGGTTCTGAAGACGAGCGCTTGCCGTGGTTCTAGCCCGTGATGGGTCGCCACGGCTACCCCCGTTCGGGGATCGGCGCCGAGCTATGACGCCACCGCACTGCGACGAAGCGCCGGAACGTCCGCGAAGCGGCGCCCGAATCGGAGGAGGCTCTGCCCCCCGCCGGTCCCATCTCGGCAGCGATCTTTCGGGCCGACAGACGCCGGGCAGGCCGGGTTCGTCGCTTCGACCGAGGAGAGCGACCGCTCCGCCGTCTCGGCGCGAGCCGTTTGCCGTTCCTGCAACAAAGTTGGCTGAACCTGCCTGTGTCGGCTCATCCTGGGGCGACTGCTCGTCGAGAGGAAGAGAACCATGTTGCATGCGGAGCCCGGCGCATCGGCCGAAGAGTTCTGGGAGGGCTTCTACGGCCGCGAGGACCAGATCTTCAGCGGAAACCCGAACGGAATACTCGTCCGGGAGGGGACCGCGCTCGCGCCCGGGACGGCGCTGGACCTCGGCTGTGGAGAAGGAGCCGATGCGATCTGGCTCGCGCGCCAAGGCTGGACGGTCACCGCCGTCGACGTGTCGGCCACCGCCCTGAAGCGGGCCGCCCGGGACGCCGCGGCGGCGGGCGTCGGCGACCGGATCGCATGGCAGCGCCACGACCTGGCGGTCAGCTTCCCCGAGGGCGCCTACGACCTGGTGTCGGCCCAGTTCCTGCACTCGCCGGTCGAGATGCCGCGCGAACAGATCCTGCGGCGAGCCGCCGCAGCGGTGGCGCCCGGCGGACACCTTCTCGTCGCCGGGCACGCCGGACGGCCGTCCTGGGACACCGACCACGACCCGGCGCTGCACTTCCCGACGACCGGCGAAGTCCTGGCAGCCCTCGCTCTGCCGGACGAAGACTGGCAGGTGGAGGTGGACGAGACCGTGGTGCAGGAGCTGACCGGCCCTGACGGGCAGCCGGCGACCCGTCCGGACAACATCTTGAGGATTCGGCGCGGTCAACCTGCGCAGTGAGGCGGTCGGCCGCTCAGTGAATCGGCGCGACGTGACCAAACGTGTGCCATGGCTGGCTCGCGGTCAGCCCGAGATGCCGCGCAGCTCAGGCCCAGCCACCACGTGCCAAGGTGCATGGACGACGCCCCGCCTTACCCGCGACGCACGCTGGATAGCGGTCAACCGTCGGCCCACGGGGCAGGTGTCACCATGACCGCGCCGCCTCGATGAGAACGTCGCGGACGAGCGCAATGTGCGGACGGTCCGGTGCTCCGGCGCGTTCAACGAGGAAGGCCGTGTTGATGGGCGGGTCGTCGGGGTCCAGCAGCGTGACGAGCGTCCCCGCGTCCAGGTGCGCGGCACAGAGATAGCGCGGCAGGACGCTCACCCCGGCGCCCGCCGCGACGGCCGCGATCACGGCGCGCAGATCCGGGACCACCACGGCGGGCTCGGCGTTCAGCCGGATGCCGAAGACGTGCCGCCAGTAGCGGCGCAGGATGGGCAGGTCCTCGGCGTAGGAGACCAGGGGCACGCCGTCGAGCGCGGCGGGTCCGTGGGCGACGAGCCCGCCGAGGTCCAACAGCGCGGCACGGTCCGGAGCGGCGACGAGGACGAACTCCTCGTCCATGAGCGGCCGGGCGAGCAGCGTCCGGCCGCGCGGCCGGACGGCGGAGACGACGACGTCGCAGGTGCCCGCGCGCAAGGCGGTCAGCAGGTCGTCGGCGAGGCCCGTGGTGACGCGCAGCCGGACGCCGCGCTCGATCAGCGGCGCGAGCGCGGGCAGAACGAGCGCGGCCACGGCGTCTGCGGGGCCGCCCAGATGGACGGGCGGCTCCGGCACCGGCCGCTCCGCCGGACCGTTCCCGACGACGGCCTCGAGTTCGTCCATCGGCCCGGCGAGCCGGGCGGCGAGGTCGTGCGCGGGCGGGGTCGGAGCCATCCCGCGCGGGAGGCGCTGGAACAGGACGCGACCGAGGCGGTCTTCAAGCGCCTTGATCTGTGTCGTCACCGTGGGCTGGGACAACCCGACGAGCCGGGCCGCAGTGGTCACCGATCCCGTCCGGTAGACGGCCAGGAACGAGCGAAGCCAGCCGAGGTCCAAGGACCCATTGCTCTTCCGATCGCTCACATAGGCGAGTCTATTTCTAGATTGATCCACCGGTGCTTACGTTGGGGCCATCGACGTTCCGACGATCTGGACGGCGAACGTCGAACCGACGCTTGAGGAGCACCCATGTCAAAGATCCTTTTCGTCCTGTCCGGAGCACGTCACTGGACGCTCAAGGACGGGACCCGGCACCCGACCGGGTTCTGGGCGGAGGAGGCCGTGGCGCCCTACCGGGCCTTCACCGCTGCCGGCCACGAGATCGTGTTCGCCACCCCGGACGGGGCGGTACCGGTCGTGGACCAGGCGAGCCTCGCCGCCGAGGCCAACGGTGGCGAGGACGGCGCGAAGGAGATCACCGCTGAGTTGGAGGCGATCGCCGGGCTGAAGAACCCACTCTGCCTGAAAGACGTGGCGCTGGCCGACTACGACGCAGTCTTCTACCCTGGCGGCCACGGCCCGATGGAGGACCTCGCCGCCAACGCCGACTCCGGGCGCCTGCTCACTGCGGCCCTGGACTCGGGCAAGCCGCTCGGTGTCGTCTGCCACGCCCCGGCGGCGCTGCTGGCCGCCCGCCGCGACGACGGCTCCTCGCCGTTCGCCGGTTACGCCGTGACCGCCTTCACCAACGAGGAGGAGAAGCAGGCGGGCCTCGCCGACAAGGCGCCCTGGCTGCTCCAGGACCGGCTCGTGGAACTCGGCGTGGACTTTCGCGAAGGCGAACCATGGCAGCCGAACGTGGTGGTCGACCGCAACCTGTTCACCGGGCAGAACCCGTCGTCGTCCGCGCCGCTCGCCGCCGAGATCGTGGCACGGCTGCGCTGACATGGCCACCGCCCGGCTCGGCGACGTGCTCGACGCGACGTATGAGTGCGTGACCCTGTACGGCGTCGCCCGGACCACGATGGACGACATCGCCCGGCGGGCGAACCTGTCCCGCACCGGCCTCTACCAGTACGTGCGGGGCAAGGACGACGCCGTCCGCCGGCTCGCCGCGCGCCTGCACGACCGCGCGTACGCTGCGGCGGAGGACGCGTTGTGCCTCGATGCGCCGGCCGACCGGGCGCTCGGGATTCTGACCGCCAAGCTCGACCTGTTCCTCGCTCTGGCGGGAGACTCGCCGCACGGCGCCGAACTGCTGGACGCGAAGACCCTGCTGTTCGGAGACGTCTGCGAGGAGTTCACCGCCCGCCTGCGGCAACTGCTGACGGACGTCTTCGCGCACTGCCGGACCGCCGTGGCCGCCGCCGACGCGGCTGGGATATGCCTGACACTGGTGCGCGGCTTCGAGTCCGCGCCCGAGAACGCCCGCCTCTTTCGGCCCGCCGTCGTCGCCCTGGTCGACGGCCTGCTGCGACCTGGAGCATCGATGCCTGAAACCAGTCGCGAGGTTCGCCTTGCCGCCCGTCCGGTGGGGGAGCCCCGTCCATCCGACTTCGCCCTTGCCGAAGTCCCCGTCGGGGAGCCCGGAGCAGGGGAGGTACTCGTCCGCAACGACTGGATGTCGGTGGACCCCTACATGCGCGGACGGATGAACGACGTGAAATCCTATACGCCACCGTTCAAACTCGGCGCGGCGCTGGACGGCGCGGCGGTCGGCACCGTGATCGCCTCGGAGTCTTCGGACGTCCCGGTCGGCGTGACCGTACTGCACGGCGCGGGCTGGCGCGAGCACGCCGTGCTGCCCGCCGCCCATGTCCGCGTCGTGGACACCTCGATCGCTCCAGCCCGGGCGTACCTCGGCGCGCTCGGCATGGTCGGGCTGACGGCCTACGCGGGCCTGGTCCGGATCGCACCCGTCGAGAAGGGTGACGTCGTGTTCGTTTCCGGCGCGGCCGGGGCGGTCGGCATTCTCGCCGGACGCATCGCGCGGCATCTCAGCGCGGCCCGAGTCATCGGCTCGGCGGGAGGCCCGGACAAGGCACGTCGCCTGGTCGAGGAGTTCGGCTACGACGCGGCGATCGACTACCGGACGGGGGATCTCGCGGAACAGCTCGCGACCGCCGCGCCGGACGGCATCGACGTCTACTTCGACAACGTCGGCGGCGACCACCTTCAAGCCGCCCTCAGCGCGCTGAACACCAACGGACGCGTCGCGCTGTGCGGAGCGATTTCCGTTTACAACGCCGCCGAGCCCGTGCCGGGGCCGGACAACCTGGCCTTGGCGATCGGTAAGCGTCTGAGCCTCCGTGGCTTCATCGTCACCGACCACCAGAACCTCGCCGTCGAGTATGCGCAGCTTGCGGCGGGATGGCTCGCTGACGGCAGCCTCAACTACAGCGAGACCGTCGTCGACGGCATCGACAATGCGGTGGACGCGTTCCTCGGGCTGCTGCGCGGGGCCAACACCGGCAAGATGCTCGTCCGGTTGAACACGTCGGCGGATTAGCACAACGCCATGGACGCCCGGTGCGGAGGAGTATCCCGTGCCGGGCGCTCGCGCGTTCGGTTCGCTCGGCGCCAGAATAGGCGAGGTGGCGCGATCGTAAGTAAATCGCGCAATTTATATCTTCAGGCGGGCGACGCAACTCTGCCGACGTGATGTGACTTACGTGAAGCGGCTCGCTCGTTCCGTTTCAACGGCGTCCTGCGAATTCACTGTGTCAGCCATCGTGGGGTGGCTGGGAGGATGGCGCGCGGCGTCAAACGTTGGCCGCTTCCCGCCTAACCCACTCTGTCGTCGCCGATGTCACAGACGTGGCGAACGGTGATGCTCCAGTATTGCGGGGACGGTACCGGCGTGTGGCCAGTATGTTCCAAAGGCGCCCGAGTCTTTCGCCGCCGCATTGGCCCGGCGATGGCTGGTCACGGCGTCGCTAGCTGCCGTCGACTGTTCGAGGGACGCGCGTGGCCAAGTTCGGCGGGGTTGGCGCATCGTGCCAGTACCTTCGCCATGCTCGCCGCCTGTCACATGGGGTGAATCTGTGCAAGTTGGGTCGGCGACGTCGTCATTCGTCCGCCTGGTCTGATTCGGGCTCTACTGTGCGTGCTTTCCCGATGGGGCGCTGCAGCCTTACCCATTGCGGGGTCTGAGCTACCTAACTTCCCGGGCTGACTGTTGACACCTGCCGTTACTTACGTGAGCCTACCTTCACGCTGTTACCTATAGTGCGCAACCCATGACCAAGAGTGACTGACGACTTTGTCCGGCCTTGGGCTGGAAGGAGCGGGCTGTGGAAGCGCTGGATACGAAACTCGGTGACAACGGCACCTCGGATGCGGTTCAGATCTTGGCCGGGACGCGGCAGCTCCTCGCCCCCGCGTTGCGGCACGTCGTCGACCAGTTCCCGTCCGAACTGGGGCGCATCGTCGGCTATCACCTCGGGACCCACGACAGGAACGGGACGCCGATCGACGGTGACAGCGGCAAGGCGGTCCGCCCGGCACTGGCCTTGCTGGCGTGCCAGGCGGTGGGCGGAGACCAGGCGCGGGCGCTTCCGGCGGCGGTGGCCGTGGAACTCGTGCACAACGCGTCGCTGCTGCACGACGACATCATCGACGGCGACCAGACCCGCCGAGGGCGTCCCGCCGTCTGGCGGACGTTCGGCGTCGCCGACGCCATCCTGGCCGGCGACGCGTTGTTCTTCGTCGCGATCCGGACTCTCGCCGAGTCACTTCCCCTGGCCGGTCAGGGCGTCATGATCCTCACCAGCACCGTCCAGCAGCTCATCGAGGGCGAGCACACCGACCTGCTCATGGAGGGCCGTCCGGCCACCACACTCAGTGAGTCGCAGGCGATGGCCACCGCGAAGACCGGATCGCTCATCGCTGCGGCCTGCGCGCTCGGCGCCATCGCGGGCGGCGCGACCGTCGAGCAGATCGCCCGAATGCATTCCTTCGGGCTTGACCTCGGCCTGGCCTTCCAGTTCATCGACGACATCAAGGGGATTTGGGGCGACCCCGCGGTGACCGGTAAGCCCACGTCCGACCTGGCGTCCGGAAAGAAGTCGCTCCCGGTCGCCTATGCGCTCGCGAACACCGGCGCCGCGCGCGCCGAACTGGCTGCTCTTTACCAGAAGGACACTCCGCTCACTCCGGCCGAACAAGCACGTGCCGCCGACTTGGTGGAAGCGGCCGGCGGACGCGCCTGGGCCAACGAACGGGCCGACCACCACATCCGTCAGGCCCGCCTCCACTTGGAGGTGTCCGCCACCGATCCGGCCGCCGTCGCACGGCTCAACACCCTGGCGACCATGATCACAAGCTCGGGCCCTCACCGGTAGCCGCGCACCGTATGCCGTGGCCGGACCTGCGTCCGGCTACGGGTGCCCACCGAAACCGAAACACGGACGCGCTGTCCCGACTGAGCCGGTCGCCGTGCGGCGCGCAGGACGGAGGCATGACCAGGTGGAATCCTTCACCGAGGAAGAACGGGCGGAGCGGGTCGCCGGCGCGCTGGATCGCGCCGTGGGGGTGCTGTTGTCCCGGCAATCCGACGACGGCCACTGGGACGGCGGCCTCGACAACAAAGTCAGCGTGGACGCTCACCACCTTCTGGCCCACACCTTCCTCGGCCTTCCCGAACCGCCCGAAAGCCGGGAGATCCGCAACTGGATCCGCTCGCAGCAGACCGATGAAGGCGGCTGGCCGAACTTCGTCGGCGGCCCGGACGAACCGTCGACGAGCGTGATGGCCTATCTGGCGTTGCGCGTGGGCGGCGAGCAGGCGGAAGCGCCGCACATGCGCGTTGCCGCCCGGCGCATCCACCAGCTCGGCGGCCCCGGGGCCTGCCGGGCGTCCACGCGGCTCTGGCTCGCGCTGTTCGGCTTGTGGCCGTGGCACGACCTCAAAATGCTCCCGCCAGAGATCATGCTGCTCCCCGCGAGAGGGCCGATCGCCCTCGACGACTTCGCCGACTGGGCGCGTCACCTGGTCGTCCCGCTCGCCGTGATCACGGCGCTGCGCCCGGCCCGGCGCACCGGACTCGACCTCGGCGAAATCTGCGACCGGCCGTCGCGCTCGCGATTCCGGCCCCGGCCGGTTGAGCTCTACCACGCGTCGGTCCCCGCCCGGATCCGCCGCCGTTCCCTGCTGCGCGCCCGCCGCTGGCTGCTGGAGCGTCAGCAGACCGACGGTTGCTGGAACGGCACACACTCGGCCACCGTCTACGCGACGATCGCCCTGCATCTGCTCGACGGGCCGGGCGACCGGGACGCGGTGGGCCGAGCGGTCACCGGCCTCGGCGCCTTCGTGCGACCACGTGGAGACGGCCTCAGCAGAGTGCAGTTCTCGCACGGTCCGATCTGGGACACCGCGAACACTCTGCTGACCCTGCGTGCGGCGGGCTTTGGAAACGATCACCCGGCTGTGGACCGCGCACACCGGTGGCTGCTCGGCCAGCAGACCAGCGCGCAGGGGGACTGGTCCCGGCACCGTCCGGACCTCGCACCCGGCGGCTGGTCGTTCCAGATCGCCAACCGCACCGGTCCCGACACCGACGACACGGCGCTCGTGCTTCGCGCCCTGGACGCGGGGCCGTCGTCGAATGAGCAGACCCTCCAGGCCGCCGACCGCGGATACCGGTGGCTCGCCGGAATGGCCTGGAGCGATGGCGGCTGGGGCGCCTTCGACACCGACGCGAGAGTACGCCGGGTGCTGCGGCTTCCCTGGCATGACGCACGGGCCGTCGTCGACCCGCCGACCGCGGACGTGACGGCCCACGTCATCGAGACGCTCGCTGCAGCAGGTCAGGACTACGCCGCCCCGACGAAAGACGGCGTGCGCTGGCTGCTCGACAACCAAGAACCGGACGGCTCCTGGTACGGACAATGGGGCTGCAACTACATCTACGGCACCACCGGCGCTCTGTGCGCGCTGACGGCGGCGAACGTCCCCGCCGGGCATCCGGCGGTCCGGCAGGCCGTCGAATGGTTGCACTCCCGCCAGAACGAGGACGGCGGATGGGGTGAAGACCAGCGCTCCTACTTCTACGACGTCTGGCACGGCCGGGGACGGTCGACGGCCTCGCAAACCGGCTGGGCGGTCCACGCGCTCATCACGACGGGGGAGCGCGGCGATCGCGTCAAGGCCGGGATCGACTGGCTGCTGCGACAGCAGGACGCCTCCGGCGCCTGGCACGAAGCCGCGTACACGGGGACGGGCTTCCCGCGGGACGCGCCGATCCGGTACGGCTCCTACGCGCAGGTCTTCGCAACTCTGGCGCTGGCCGGCTACCGCCGTCCTGCGGCAAATCCCGGAGCGGCACAGGTGTCGGCACCGCGGCAGCCCGCCAGGGATCGGCGACTGCGCAACGGATTCCGCATAGCCCAGCCGGACAGGAAGAGGTGATCACCATGCACACGTCCACGACGTCGACCCCGCCGCCGGGCGAAGCCGGACAG
Proteins encoded in this region:
- a CDS encoding class I SAM-dependent methyltransferase, which gives rise to MLHAEPGASAEEFWEGFYGREDQIFSGNPNGILVREGTALAPGTALDLGCGEGADAIWLARQGWTVTAVDVSATALKRAARDAAAAGVGDRIAWQRHDLAVSFPEGAYDLVSAQFLHSPVEMPREQILRRAAAAVAPGGHLLVAGHAGRPSWDTDHDPALHFPTTGEVLAALALPDEDWQVEVDETVVQELTGPDGQPATRPDNILRIRRGQPAQ
- a CDS encoding LysR family transcriptional regulator, translating into MSDRKSNGSLDLGWLRSFLAVYRTGSVTTAARLVGLSQPTVTTQIKALEDRLGRVLFQRLPRGMAPTPPAHDLAARLAGPMDELEAVVGNGPAERPVPEPPVHLGGPADAVAALVLPALAPLIERGVRLRVTTGLADDLLTALRAGTCDVVVSAVRPRGRTLLARPLMDEEFVLVAAPDRAALLDLGGLVAHGPAALDGVPLVSYAEDLPILRRYWRHVFGIRLNAEPAVVVPDLRAVIAAVAAGAGVSVLPRYLCAAHLDAGTLVTLLDPDDPPINTAFLVERAGAPDRPHIALVRDVLIEAARSW
- a CDS encoding type 1 glutamine amidotransferase domain-containing protein — protein: MSKILFVLSGARHWTLKDGTRHPTGFWAEEAVAPYRAFTAAGHEIVFATPDGAVPVVDQASLAAEANGGEDGAKEITAELEAIAGLKNPLCLKDVALADYDAVFYPGGHGPMEDLAANADSGRLLTAALDSGKPLGVVCHAPAALLAARRDDGSSPFAGYAVTAFTNEEEKQAGLADKAPWLLQDRLVELGVDFREGEPWQPNVVVDRNLFTGQNPSSSAPLAAEIVARLR
- a CDS encoding NADP-dependent oxidoreductase, whose amino-acid sequence is MPETSREVRLAARPVGEPRPSDFALAEVPVGEPGAGEVLVRNDWMSVDPYMRGRMNDVKSYTPPFKLGAALDGAAVGTVIASESSDVPVGVTVLHGAGWREHAVLPAAHVRVVDTSIAPARAYLGALGMVGLTAYAGLVRIAPVEKGDVVFVSGAAGAVGILAGRIARHLSAARVIGSAGGPDKARRLVEEFGYDAAIDYRTGDLAEQLATAAPDGIDVYFDNVGGDHLQAALSALNTNGRVALCGAISVYNAAEPVPGPDNLALAIGKRLSLRGFIVTDHQNLAVEYAQLAAGWLADGSLNYSETVVDGIDNAVDAFLGLLRGANTGKMLVRLNTSAD
- a CDS encoding polyprenyl synthetase family protein gives rise to the protein MEALDTKLGDNGTSDAVQILAGTRQLLAPALRHVVDQFPSELGRIVGYHLGTHDRNGTPIDGDSGKAVRPALALLACQAVGGDQARALPAAVAVELVHNASLLHDDIIDGDQTRRGRPAVWRTFGVADAILAGDALFFVAIRTLAESLPLAGQGVMILTSTVQQLIEGEHTDLLMEGRPATTLSESQAMATAKTGSLIAAACALGAIAGGATVEQIARMHSFGLDLGLAFQFIDDIKGIWGDPAVTGKPTSDLASGKKSLPVAYALANTGAARAELAALYQKDTPLTPAEQARAADLVEAAGGRAWANERADHHIRQARLHLEVSATDPAAVARLNTLATMITSSGPHR
- a CDS encoding terpene cyclase/mutase family protein, translating into MESFTEEERAERVAGALDRAVGVLLSRQSDDGHWDGGLDNKVSVDAHHLLAHTFLGLPEPPESREIRNWIRSQQTDEGGWPNFVGGPDEPSTSVMAYLALRVGGEQAEAPHMRVAARRIHQLGGPGACRASTRLWLALFGLWPWHDLKMLPPEIMLLPARGPIALDDFADWARHLVVPLAVITALRPARRTGLDLGEICDRPSRSRFRPRPVELYHASVPARIRRRSLLRARRWLLERQQTDGCWNGTHSATVYATIALHLLDGPGDRDAVGRAVTGLGAFVRPRGDGLSRVQFSHGPIWDTANTLLTLRAAGFGNDHPAVDRAHRWLLGQQTSAQGDWSRHRPDLAPGGWSFQIANRTGPDTDDTALVLRALDAGPSSNEQTLQAADRGYRWLAGMAWSDGGWGAFDTDARVRRVLRLPWHDARAVVDPPTADVTAHVIETLAAAGQDYAAPTKDGVRWLLDNQEPDGSWYGQWGCNYIYGTTGALCALTAANVPAGHPAVRQAVEWLHSRQNEDGGWGEDQRSYFYDVWHGRGRSTASQTGWAVHALITTGERGDRVKAGIDWLLRQQDASGAWHEAAYTGTGFPRDAPIRYGSYAQVFATLALAGYRRPAANPGAAQVSAPRQPARDRRLRNGFRIAQPDRKR